The genomic DNA TGTTTCATACATTCACGGTGGCGGGAAGATCGGCGTACTGTTGGAACTGAATTGCGAAACCGACTTTGTTGCCAGGACCGACGAATTCATGTCGCTCGCTAGGGACATAGCGATGCAGGTAGCGGCGGCCAATCCATCGTATATCCGTCGGGAGGAGGTTCCGGCCGAGGTCCTTGAGAAAGAGCGAGGGATCCTCATCGCACAGGTGGAGTCCTCAGGTAAACCCGCGAAGATCATCGAACAGATCGTCCAAGGGCGGCTGGAAAAATTCTTTAGTGATGTCTGCCTTCAGGAGCAGCCATTTATTAAGGCTCCAGAAGTCAAGGTGGGGGATCGGATCAAAGAAGTCATCGCAAAGGTCGGAGAGAACGTTGTGATCCGGCGCTTCTGCAGGTATCAATTGGGCGAGAGGGTGGAGTGTCAAGCGTAACCGGATCGCACCCGGCTTCTGAGGACTCCCGCGAAGGTGACACGATGGGGGCGACCAAGTACAAGCGGATCATGCTCAAGATCAGCGGTGAGGCCCTCGCCGGCGATGAAAGGTTCGGAATT from Candidatus Methylomirabilis tolerans includes the following:
- the tsf gene encoding translation elongation factor Ts translates to MSATIPATLVRELRERTGVGLMECKTALAEADGDLERATTILREKGLASASKKMGRTASDGLVVSYIHGGGKIGVLLELNCETDFVARTDEFMSLARDIAMQVAAANPSYIRREEVPAEVLEKERGILIAQVESSGKPAKIIEQIVQGRLEKFFSDVCLQEQPFIKAPEVKVGDRIKEVIAKVGENVVIRRFCRYQLGERVECQA